From the Opitutaceae bacterium genome, one window contains:
- the bamA gene encoding outer membrane protein assembly factor BamA — protein sequence MRFFFVLLGLVILSPSGFSQAPGAEDERPYRAGTITVRFVGTANVNEQVVRANMQVKEGAELDDTMIDRDIRALYKTGLFEFIEVKREIKDRTVNLIVDVTPKFRVSAVKYEGNDKVKSRRLQKEAKTKAGGTLDERQVKEDAEKMREYYQKAGFYQASVSYKIERDAGTGYGTVIFRVREGPKVRIKDFVFVGNDHIKARKLRKTMETKRWWMFSWLTGSGRLKDEMFEDDLDKLRDTFREEGFLDVEIPQDKIEIIPHSKKRIKVKIVINEGKRYRIGDVAFTGNKLYPARLLNLITQQKSGMVFGPSKIDKDVETLEDFYGKDGYLDTRVKLVRKPNIATGNIDIEYQIAESEQFFVESIRIEGNTKSKSLVILRELTLGPGEVFDTISMKRSKMRLDNTRFFDDVNVSPESTNIPGRRNLKIVVKEGRTGNLQFGAGFSTLEKAMFFTELSQSNFDLFNRKSFFQGDGQKFRMRLQIGSVSSEAMINFEEPYFLEKELGVGFSIYRTTSNYTNSYYDDVRTGGQVYARKRLFELVEGQLAYSYENVKIESVNAGYELYFPPGTTEISKVTLTLLRDTRDKLINTTDGGRIELTTEVAGGPLSGTYDFYRLEARGSQFFPIFRTQDQVIALIGRVGVLDSYNNSQVPYYERFTLGGPYTLRGFEYRDVSPRTPEGFILGGQSYGMISVEYSIDIVSPVRFVLFYDGGFVNADAYDFNPADYNDNFGFGIRLFVAGAPLAIDYGIPLTSDRYNRKGNQFNFSFGTRF from the coding sequence ATGCGCTTCTTCTTTGTCCTCTTGGGGCTCGTGATTCTCAGCCCGTCCGGCTTTTCACAAGCACCGGGCGCCGAGGATGAGCGCCCCTACCGTGCCGGCACGATCACGGTCCGCTTTGTGGGCACGGCCAACGTTAACGAACAGGTCGTTCGCGCCAATATGCAAGTCAAGGAAGGGGCCGAGCTCGATGATACGATGATCGACCGCGACATCCGTGCGCTCTATAAGACGGGCCTATTCGAGTTCATCGAGGTCAAGCGTGAGATCAAGGACCGCACGGTTAACCTAATCGTCGACGTCACGCCGAAATTCCGCGTTTCCGCCGTCAAGTACGAGGGAAATGACAAAGTGAAGTCCCGTCGCCTCCAAAAAGAGGCCAAGACCAAGGCCGGCGGCACCCTCGACGAACGCCAGGTCAAGGAAGATGCAGAAAAGATGCGGGAGTACTACCAGAAAGCCGGTTTCTACCAAGCTTCGGTGAGCTACAAGATCGAGCGCGATGCCGGTACAGGGTATGGCACGGTGATTTTCCGCGTCCGTGAGGGTCCCAAGGTGCGCATCAAGGACTTCGTGTTCGTCGGCAACGATCACATCAAGGCCCGCAAGCTTCGAAAGACCATGGAGACAAAGCGTTGGTGGATGTTCTCCTGGCTGACCGGTTCAGGCCGTCTCAAGGATGAAATGTTTGAAGACGACCTCGACAAGCTCCGCGACACCTTCCGTGAAGAAGGCTTCCTCGACGTCGAGATTCCCCAAGACAAGATTGAGATCATCCCGCACTCGAAAAAGCGGATCAAGGTCAAGATTGTCATCAACGAGGGGAAACGCTACCGCATCGGTGACGTCGCGTTCACCGGCAACAAGCTTTATCCCGCCCGACTGCTCAACCTGATTACACAGCAGAAGTCCGGAATGGTGTTTGGCCCGTCCAAGATCGATAAGGACGTGGAAACGCTGGAGGACTTTTACGGCAAGGATGGTTATCTCGACACGCGAGTGAAGCTGGTGCGCAAGCCAAACATCGCCACCGGAAATATCGACATCGAGTACCAGATCGCAGAAAGCGAACAGTTCTTCGTCGAGTCCATCCGCATCGAAGGCAACACGAAGTCCAAGAGCCTGGTCATCTTGCGTGAGCTCACGCTGGGACCTGGTGAGGTGTTCGACACCATCAGCATGAAGCGAAGCAAGATGCGTTTGGACAACACCCGCTTCTTCGACGACGTGAACGTGTCCCCAGAGTCGACCAACATTCCAGGCCGCCGCAACCTCAAGATCGTAGTCAAGGAAGGCCGCACTGGAAATCTCCAGTTTGGCGCCGGCTTCAGCACTCTTGAAAAGGCGATGTTCTTCACCGAGCTGAGCCAATCGAACTTCGATCTCTTCAACCGCAAGTCGTTCTTCCAAGGCGATGGCCAGAAGTTCCGCATGCGCCTCCAGATTGGTAGCGTCTCAAGTGAAGCGATGATCAACTTCGAGGAGCCGTATTTCCTCGAAAAGGAACTGGGCGTCGGCTTCTCGATCTACCGCACAACTTCGAATTACACGAACTCTTACTACGACGACGTCCGCACCGGTGGCCAGGTGTACGCCCGCAAGCGCCTGTTCGAACTCGTGGAAGGCCAGTTGGCATACAGCTACGAGAACGTGAAGATCGAAAGCGTGAACGCCGGTTACGAGTTGTATTTCCCACCCGGCACGACCGAAATTTCGAAGGTCACGCTCACGCTTCTGCGCGATACTCGCGACAAGCTGATCAACACCACGGACGGCGGCCGCATCGAGCTCACCACAGAGGTGGCCGGTGGCCCCTTGTCGGGCACCTACGACTTCTACCGCCTCGAGGCGCGCGGATCGCAGTTCTTCCCGATCTTCCGCACGCAGGACCAAGTCATCGCCCTCATCGGTCGTGTCGGTGTCCTCGACTCATACAACAATTCCCAAGTGCCCTACTACGAGCGCTTCACCCTCGGTGGACCCTACACTCTCCGCGGATTCGAATACCGCGATGTCAGCCCACGCACGCCTGAAGGCTTCATCTTGGGCGGCCAAAGCTACGGAATGATCTCGGTGGAATATTCGATCGATATCGTTTCGCCCGTGCGCTTCGTTCTCTTCTACGACGGCGGCTTCGTGAATGCCGATGCATACGATTTCAATCCCGCCGACTACAACGACAACTTCGGCTTCGGAATCCGTCTCTTCGTGGCAGGCGCCCCGCTCGCGATAGATTACGGTATTCCGCTGACATCGGATCGTTACAATAGGAAAGGCAACCAGTTCAACTTTTCCTTTGGCACCCGCTTTTGA
- a CDS encoding ribose-phosphate pyrophosphokinase, translating to MSSKSALKIFTGNSNRPLAEAICRSIGVPLGEATVTSFPDGESFVKINENIRGSDVYLIQSTCPPTNHHLMELLIMIDAAKRASAARITAVIPFYGYARQDRKDQPRVPITAKLVANLLTSAGANRVLTMDLHSQQIQGFFDIPVDHLYASPVIFNYVAKLNKGNLVVCSPDVGGMKMAAAYADMIGAGLGLVAKKRRSATTVEAINVVGEVKDCDVLLVDDITETAGTLTAAARILREHGARSVRAAVSHCILNEIAYDRLRSGLIDELITTDSIPIDVRGLPITVLSVAPLLGEAILRITSNESVTGLFKVKGF from the coding sequence ATGAGCAGCAAGTCCGCGCTTAAGATCTTCACCGGAAACTCGAATCGGCCGCTTGCCGAAGCTATTTGTCGTTCCATCGGCGTGCCGCTGGGCGAGGCGACAGTCACGAGCTTTCCCGATGGCGAGTCGTTCGTGAAGATCAACGAAAACATCCGCGGGTCGGATGTTTACCTGATCCAGTCGACATGCCCGCCTACGAACCATCACTTGATGGAGTTGCTGATCATGATCGACGCGGCAAAGCGCGCATCGGCTGCACGCATCACGGCGGTCATTCCGTTCTACGGCTACGCTCGCCAGGACCGCAAGGATCAGCCGCGAGTCCCGATCACAGCCAAGCTGGTCGCCAATCTTCTCACGTCTGCAGGTGCCAACCGGGTGCTCACGATGGATCTGCACAGCCAGCAGATTCAGGGCTTCTTCGATATCCCCGTCGATCATCTCTACGCCTCGCCCGTCATTTTCAATTACGTGGCCAAGCTGAACAAGGGCAACTTGGTCGTCTGCTCGCCCGATGTCGGCGGAATGAAAATGGCTGCTGCGTACGCCGATATGATTGGCGCCGGGCTGGGCTTGGTGGCCAAGAAACGCAGGAGTGCGACGACCGTCGAGGCCATCAACGTCGTGGGCGAGGTGAAAGACTGCGATGTCCTCCTCGTGGACGATATCACTGAGACAGCGGGAACGCTGACCGCGGCCGCCCGTATCCTGCGTGAACACGGCGCCCGCAGTGTCCGTGCTGCCGTCTCACACTGCATTCTCAATGAGATCGCCTATGACCGCCTGCGCTCAGGGTTGATCGACGAGTTGATTACCACCGACTCGATCCCGATCGATGTTCGCGGTCTGCCGATTACCGTGCTCAGTGTCGCGCCTCTCCTGGGCGAAGCCATATTGCGAATCACGAGCAACGAGAGCGTCACGGGCCTGTTCAAGGTCAAAGGCTTCTGA
- a CDS encoding efflux transporter outer membrane subunit, which yields MKAALPFALGTLVLGGCTVVGPDTRVTTEAPAAFASSSSTVAAPAPARTVEDWWLVFGDPELNTLEAQALANSPTLVAALARVDEARARLGIIRAEASPSVNATGTARLAGESAERELPLPGKPLTYREHGDSYRVAADASYEFDLWGRVKRSVEGAEANLRAAESDQRGVFLTLTADIAQTYLTLRALDAEEQVLDQSLRQRMDSVAMLRTRFESGFVTEVEVHRSEAEAAGIASELADLQRRRGLLEHALAVFTGQPPSAMASLARGALPQPPTIPAGLPIETLRRRPDIALAEATLSARLAEVGVAQAAKYPVIRLTGSAGFESLDLTNLVERPSQFWQLGPSVSLPIFTAGRTAKTVAIAEARVEQSRAEHRQRTLVALREVEDALVDLRHQTEQREHVQRASTSAAAAAQLARVRYEQGYTTYLEALDAERTLLAQTRTLAQLDGARALSTVRLIRALGGAWQ from the coding sequence ATGAAAGCCGCCCTCCCCTTCGCTCTGGGCACGCTCGTCCTTGGCGGCTGCACGGTGGTCGGCCCGGACACCCGGGTGACGACGGAAGCACCGGCAGCCTTCGCATCGTCATCCTCGACGGTAGCAGCCCCGGCACCGGCCCGCACGGTCGAGGACTGGTGGCTAGTGTTTGGTGATCCCGAGCTCAATACACTCGAAGCGCAGGCACTTGCAAACAGCCCCACCCTTGTGGCGGCGCTGGCGAGGGTGGACGAAGCGCGGGCCAGGCTTGGCATTATCCGCGCGGAAGCCTCGCCGTCCGTCAACGCCACCGGCACCGCCAGGCTTGCCGGAGAATCCGCCGAGCGGGAGCTTCCGCTTCCAGGGAAACCCCTCACCTATCGTGAACATGGTGACTCCTACCGTGTGGCGGCGGATGCCAGCTATGAATTCGACCTCTGGGGTCGCGTGAAGCGCAGCGTTGAAGGCGCCGAGGCAAACCTGCGTGCCGCGGAGTCAGACCAGCGTGGTGTGTTCCTCACCCTCACGGCCGACATCGCACAGACTTATCTCACACTTCGCGCGCTTGATGCGGAGGAACAGGTCCTTGACCAATCGCTTCGGCAGCGAATGGACTCCGTGGCGATGCTTCGCACCCGGTTTGAATCGGGCTTTGTGACCGAGGTGGAGGTACACCGCTCTGAAGCGGAAGCTGCAGGCATTGCCTCGGAGCTGGCAGACCTCCAACGCAGGCGCGGATTGCTCGAACACGCACTGGCTGTGTTTACGGGACAACCACCGTCCGCCATGGCCTCTCTTGCACGCGGAGCGCTGCCCCAGCCTCCAACAATTCCGGCCGGCTTGCCCATCGAAACGTTGCGTAGGCGTCCCGACATCGCGCTCGCGGAAGCCACTCTCTCCGCCAGATTGGCCGAGGTCGGCGTGGCCCAGGCCGCCAAGTATCCCGTCATCCGCCTAACCGGCAGCGCCGGCTTCGAAAGCCTCGACCTCACGAATCTCGTGGAAAGGCCATCGCAGTTCTGGCAACTCGGCCCGTCGGTCAGCCTCCCGATCTTCACGGCCGGACGCACGGCGAAGACTGTGGCGATTGCCGAGGCGAGAGTTGAGCAAAGTCGTGCGGAACATCGCCAACGCACGCTCGTTGCGCTCCGCGAAGTGGAAGATGCACTTGTCGATTTGCGCCACCAAACCGAACAGCGCGAGCATGTGCAGCGCGCGTCGACTTCGGCCGCAGCGGCGGCGCAACTGGCACGCGTTCGGTATGAACAAGGCTACACCACCTACCTCGAGGCACTGGATGCCGAGCGGACGTTGTTGGCGCAGACCAGAACGCTCGCGCAGCTTGATGGCGCACGGGCGCTCTCGACGGTTCGTTTGATTCGCGCCCTGGGCGGCGCCTGGCAGTAG
- a CDS encoding OmpH family outer membrane protein, producing the protein MKNSVKFLVAALAFAASSLAGFAQTTPKVALVDVAKVYDGHFSLPDQQEKAKAFQTQARDQIEKMLKDGQAMTEKFKELEEQTRNTLLTEEKRRAAAEEAQKLADDIRKKEEEVQGFSQNADAQFRQAVGAFRQGLVESITKTAVEVAKRKGATLVLDKSAVGAQGFPVVMFADGSFEITDEVIAEVNKNKPAGTAAAKPAAAAPAAGAPATAPSGDAPAVSFPGAKK; encoded by the coding sequence ATGAAGAACTCTGTGAAATTCCTCGTTGCTGCCCTTGCCTTCGCCGCGTCATCGCTGGCTGGCTTTGCGCAGACGACTCCAAAAGTGGCGCTTGTTGATGTCGCCAAGGTGTATGATGGCCACTTCAGCCTGCCCGACCAGCAGGAGAAGGCCAAAGCCTTCCAGACGCAGGCTCGCGACCAGATCGAGAAGATGCTCAAAGACGGCCAGGCCATGACTGAAAAGTTCAAGGAGCTGGAAGAGCAGACCCGTAACACGCTCCTCACTGAAGAAAAGCGCCGCGCTGCCGCCGAAGAGGCCCAGAAGCTCGCCGACGACATTCGCAAGAAGGAAGAGGAAGTGCAGGGCTTCAGCCAAAACGCTGATGCGCAATTCCGCCAGGCCGTGGGTGCCTTCCGCCAGGGCCTCGTCGAGTCAATCACCAAGACCGCAGTCGAAGTGGCCAAGCGAAAGGGAGCGACCCTCGTCCTCGATAAGAGCGCTGTGGGCGCCCAAGGCTTCCCGGTCGTCATGTTTGCCGACGGTTCCTTCGAGATCACCGATGAAGTGATCGCCGAAGTGAATAAGAATAAGCCTGCCGGTACCGCCGCCGCCAAGCCCGCCGCCGCTGCTCCCGCAGCCGGTGCTCCGGCAACCGCGCCGAGCGGTGACGCGCCCGCCGTCTCGTTCCCCGGAGCAAAGAAGTAA
- the lpxD gene encoding UDP-3-O-(3-hydroxymyristoyl)glucosamine N-acyltransferase, with translation MELAFTLEEIIDWTKPREVRGSTSLPIRGIASLQEAQPGDLSFLGNTKYKAAVPETRGTVVLLSADYDGSPQAGQVYLLVDKPSWALAQICARIEALIWPKPAPGCHPSSVVHAGAQVDPSSTIGPLCVVEEGALIGPGVHLEAQVFVGRNAVIGEGSWLMPGVKVLAESVLGRRVRLQAGVVIGSDGFGYEFVNGRHEKVPQVGNVVIGDDVEIGANTTIDRARFSRTFVGEGTKIDNLVQIAHNVSIGKHVILCAQVGISGSTALHDYVIVGGQAGLAGHITVGTASKIDGQSGVNTDLAPKSFVKGSPCMPYNLEQRFNVLKRRLPDLFKRVGALEEKLGVESADDSAPASAPQG, from the coding sequence ATGGAGCTCGCCTTCACCCTTGAGGAAATCATCGACTGGACCAAGCCGCGGGAAGTCCGTGGCTCGACTTCGCTTCCCATCCGTGGAATAGCCTCTCTCCAAGAGGCACAGCCAGGGGACCTCTCCTTTCTTGGAAATACCAAGTACAAGGCGGCAGTCCCGGAAACGCGTGGCACCGTTGTCCTCCTTTCGGCCGATTACGATGGCAGTCCCCAGGCGGGACAGGTTTATCTGCTCGTTGACAAACCGTCGTGGGCCCTGGCTCAGATTTGCGCCCGTATCGAAGCTCTCATCTGGCCCAAGCCGGCTCCGGGTTGCCACCCGAGCAGCGTGGTGCACGCCGGTGCGCAGGTGGACCCGTCGTCCACGATTGGCCCCCTGTGTGTCGTCGAGGAGGGCGCCTTGATTGGACCGGGGGTCCATCTCGAGGCGCAGGTCTTTGTCGGCCGGAATGCCGTCATCGGAGAGGGGAGTTGGCTCATGCCCGGCGTCAAGGTACTCGCCGAAAGCGTGCTCGGAAGGCGAGTCCGGCTTCAGGCGGGCGTGGTCATTGGCTCCGATGGCTTTGGGTATGAGTTTGTGAACGGGCGCCACGAGAAAGTTCCGCAGGTGGGGAATGTCGTCATTGGCGACGATGTGGAGATCGGGGCGAACACGACGATCGATCGGGCACGTTTCAGCCGCACCTTTGTAGGGGAGGGCACCAAAATCGATAACCTGGTTCAGATCGCCCACAACGTCAGCATCGGGAAACACGTCATCTTGTGTGCCCAGGTGGGAATCTCCGGCAGTACCGCGTTGCACGACTATGTGATTGTCGGGGGGCAGGCCGGGCTGGCCGGGCACATCACCGTGGGTACCGCATCAAAGATCGATGGGCAGTCGGGCGTGAATACGGATCTGGCTCCCAAGAGCTTTGTGAAGGGCAGCCCCTGCATGCCTTACAATCTCGAGCAACGGTTCAACGTGCTGAAGCGGCGACTTCCGGATCTCTTCAAGCGGGTCGGCGCCCTCGAAGAGAAACTAGGTGTCGAATCCGCCGACGATTCCGCCCCGGCCAGCGCCCCCCAAGGGTAG